Proteins co-encoded in one Nicotiana sylvestris chromosome 7, ASM39365v2, whole genome shotgun sequence genomic window:
- the LOC104218414 gene encoding rop guanine nucleotide exchange factor 7-like — protein MEKEVSLQFQPQLKHFIPINTCTKSKNHTPGPFSAFKFQVCKSFKNLYQKAKVSKGFGSKRFEFDEVVVMTNNSVYCASPGFVLDDKMDVLSDKNDGIEGNVDSFEVNDSKVECLVYEEEGGESSLSSEFLISEGTVNDEHVSSEDSCSPPSIVWHIKKNEEQHCANSDESEVEKPQVDNRKLAKQGSSLSEVEMMKERFSKLLLGEDMSGCGNGVCTALVISNAITNLCATLFGQIWRLEPLPTEKRLMWRREMEWLLCVSNYIVELTPSWQTFPDGSKLEVMTSRPRLDLYVNLPALRKLDNMLLEILDSFRNNEFWYVDQGILGEDADGSSSFRNPLPRQEEKWWLPVPRVPIDGLSENAKKQLQHKRDCTNQILKAAMAINSNTLAEMEVPESYLENLPKNGKASLGDLIHRYITSDQFSPECMLECLDLSSEHQALEIANRVEASIYVWRRRTHPKSSNSMLRSNSKSSWDMVKDLVSDVDKRELLADRAESLLLCLKQRFPGLPQTTLDMSKIQYNKDVGKSILESYSRVLESLAFNIVARIDDLIYVDDLTKHSDQFVPISKVGIIAHKSIGTPLSRHVSGSQIKAPFTTPIFSPSQHISPAKGDRSQFSQFGFGVKKMLTDYWSVSDSKGKDFSDELKRSDSFSSTAQEVSATASVGSSECSREIVSPLTHDSPGEQ, from the exons ATGGAGAAAGAGGTTTCTCTGCAATTTCAGCCACAGCTCAAGCATTTTATTCCTATAAACACTTGTACAAAATCCAAGAATCATACCCCTGGCCCTTTTTCAGCATTCAAATTCCAAGTTTGTAAATCTTTCAAGAATCTGTATCAAAAAGCAAAAGTGTCAAAAGGTTTTGGCAGTAAAAGGTTTGAATTTGATGAGGTTGTAGTAATGACAAACAACTCGGTTTATTGTGCTTCTCCTGGTTTTGTTCTTGATGATAAAATGGATGTTTTGAGTGACAAGAATGATGGAATAGAAGGGAATGTTGATAGTTTTGAGGTGAATGACAGTAAAGTTGAGTGTTTAGTGTATGAAGAGGAAGGAGGAGAGAGCAGTTTAAGTTCTGAATTCTTGATTTCTGAGGGAACTGTGAATGATGAACATGTTAGCTCTGAGGATTCATGTTCACCACCTTCAATTGTTTGGCATATTAAGAAGAATGAGGAGCAGCATTGTGCCAATTCTGATGAGTCTGAAGTAGAGAAACCACAAGTGGATAATAGGAAGTTAGCAAAACAAGGGTCTAGTTTATCAG AGGTTGAGATGATGAAGGAAAGattttcaaagttgctgttgGGTGAAGACATGTCAGGTTGTGGAAATGGGGTTTGCACAGCACTTGTAATTTCAAATGCTATAACTAATTTATGTG CTACACTTTTTGGGCAAATTTGGAGATTGGAACCTTTACCTACTGAGAAGAGGTTAATGTGGAGAAGAGAAATGGAATGGCTTCTATGTGTTAGTAATTACATTGTAGAACTTACACCCTCTTGGCAGACATTTCCAGATGGCTCTAAGCTTGAG GTAATGACTTCTAGGCCGCGGTTGGACCTTTATGTCAACCTTCCAGCACTCCGAAAACTAGACAATATGTTACTT GAGATTTTAGACAGTTTCAGAAACAATGAATTCTGGTATGTTGACCAGGGGATCTTAGGGGAAGACGCTGATGGATCGTCCTCTTTTCGAAATCCTCTCCCTCGTCAAGAGGAGAAATGGTGGCTTCCTGTTCCTAGGGTCCCCATCGATGGTCTCAGCGAAAATGCAAAAAAGCAGTTGCAGCACAAACGCGACTGCACAAACCAAATCTTAAAAGCTGCTATGGCAATCAACAGCAACACCTTAGCTGAAATGGAGGTTCCTGAATCATATCTTGAAAATCTTCCTAAG AATGGAAAAGCTAGCTTAGGTGATCTTATCCATCGATATATCACCTCAGATCAATTTTCACCTGAATGTATGCTCGAATGCCTTGATTTGTCTTCTGAGCATCAAGCATTGGAAATAGCAAACCGAGTGGAGGCCTCAATTTACGTGTGGCGGAGAAGAACTCACCCAAAATCCTCAAATAGTATGCTCCGATCCAATTCAAAGTCTTCGTGGGATATGGTTAAAGATTTAGTGAGTGATGTTGATAAGAGGGAGCTGCTCGCCGATAGAGCTGAAAGCCTTTTGCTTTGCTTAAAACAACGGTTTCCTGGTCTTCCTCAGACCACCTTAGACATGAGCAAGATCCAATATAACAAG GATGTTGGGAAATCAATATTGGAGAGCTACTCAAGAGTGCTTGAGAGCCTGGCATTCAATATTGTGGCTCGTATCGATGACCTTATTTACGTGGATGATTTGACAAAGCACTCGGATCAATTTGTTCCAATCTCCAAAGTAGGCATCATTGCTCATAAAAGCATTGGAACTCCACTCTCGCGACACGTCTCAGGTAGTCAGATCAAAGCACCTTTCACTACACCAATCTTCTCGCCTTCTCAGCATATTAGTCCAGCAAAGGGAGACAGATCACAGTTTTCTCAGTTTGGTTTTGGTGTGAAAAAGATGTTGACTGACTATTGGAGTGTTAGTGATTCTAAAGGGAAGGACTTCAGCGATGAACTTAAGAGATCAGATTCATTTTCGAGCACAGCTCAAGAAGTTTCAGCAACAGCATCAGTAGGCTCCTCTGAGTGTTCGAGAGAAATTGTCAGCCCATTGACACATGACTCACCTGGAGAACAGTAA
- the LOC104220942 gene encoding uncharacterized protein has product MEGTKPTSSSFTSDLFGSKESSASSTSGIFGSIFPPPSKGHGSVHSETVQPKQDPVIQARNAKGGYSGSTTPSNEAAQNKQTNSYYQNEKVQPCHLSSSIYYGGQDVYSFPQNNQNSTYTTFNKDNGEDDSGSASRGNWWQGSLYY; this is encoded by the exons ATGGAAGGAACAAAGCCAACGAGTTCTTCATTTACTTCTGATCTTTTTGGTTCTAAGGAGTCTTCTGCTTCTTCAACTTCTGGGATTTTTGGTTCCATTTTCCCACCTCCTTCTAAG GGACATGGATCGGTACATTCGGAGACGGTTCAACCGAAGCAAGATCCTGTGATTCAGGCAAGAAATGCTAAAGGTGGATATTCAG GAAGTACTACGCCTAGCAATGAAGCTGCACAGAATAAGCAGACAAATTCATATTATCAGAATGAAAAAGTACAGCCATGCCATCTTAGCTCATCAATATACTATGGCGGCCAAGATGTCTATTCATTTCCCCAAAATAACCAGAACTCTACCTACACAACT TTCAACAAAGATAATGGTGAAGATGATTCTGGCAGCGCGTCTAGAGGAAACTGGTGGCAAG GGTCTTTATATTACTGA